The genome window CGGAATTACATTTCACAGGTAAAAATTTTCTGAAATACTCTTATTTATTAAGGTTCTTCATTGATTcctgttatataatatacttaacTGTCGTGTCAATCATTGAGCTTTTTCCATTTCAAATGTTAAGTAGTTAGTaataatgcattttatatagatttccGCGGGATAAAGTGAGGAAAAGAAAATGGGAGATTGCTGTAAATCGCGAGGAAGGCTGGACGTCATCTGCATCAAGTACAGTATGCTCCGAACATTTTATCACCAAAGATTTTTACTTGACAGAGAGTGGATTACGGAAGCTTTCACAAGATGCCATACCTTCTATTAATATATCAGTAAGTTTAACCATATAAAGTGAAATTTTGTCCACCCCCCATATGCTCATTCGTGTAGAATTACACTCACAGCTAACCAATAGACTCCACAAAGTTTGAATGTTATAATATCATACATTATTGTCAGAAGTATAGCTAATGTGTAATTATAATCTCAATATAGTCAGtcagtttttttgtttttaaattaaatattagttgtttaaacaatttctttCCTAATTTTAGGCATGTCAAGATTATGAACCAACAATATCTGACTCTGAAGCAGTGGGAATAAACCCAAATGATTCAGAGGAAGTTGTACAACTAAAATGTAAAGTCCGAAGGCTCGAAGAGCTTGCTGAAATGAGGAAAAGAAAGTTGAATCTCATGTGGCAAGGGAAAAAGAGACTCAAAAAGAAATTTGCACAGATGAGATATCTTTTGAAACATTTGATTAGATATGATCAATATAAAGCAGAACAGAATAATTCACAGACTTGAAAATATGACAACATAACTCTGACAAAGTGCAGAGGTTGGCAACCTATGGTCGTTCAGTATCATAATGCTGAcccatttaaattaaaaaacattttatgctacaactataaaaataaaaagatatctCTGGTCCTCAAACAAACCTTAATGTTTACTTTGATTGATtctagtttgtaataaaaaaaggtttgttACACCTGGCATATGAAATTGGCAGACTTTTTTGTCtacttgtaaatataatacttataataaaaaaattgtcttgttGTTGCTTATACTTAGTAAATGTTAACAGtcattatgtaataatatactacttaattagtaaatatataatagtaatatagtaatatttattggattatttttatttaactttttggTGTTgcaaacttaaaataaaatgtgtgtcataaatattgttatatagttaattgtatttgaaatttgaatgaaTAAATGTTAGAaagaattattgttttatttataatcattattgttatttacgaatatctaaatttttaaccgacttcaaaaggGAAGAGGTTCTCAATTTGTCTGTGTTATTTTTTGAAGAATAATCCAACTTGTCATTTAAAACAGCACAATGTCTTGATAAATCTAAAggtatttataagtatttaacttgcaatatttatttttgaataagggtcaatttaactaaatttttgaataagggtaaatttttataccctttatttaaaaattaacaccaAAATGGCGTCTTTcttatacagtcgaacctggataagccaAAGTCTAAGGActgcgatatttttcttttatagataGATCGCTTATCCAGATTCGATTGTATCCCTTTAATGATAAAACCTCGGGCCTGcgttcaatatttatttaaatgctgAGGCTGCTAACAGCttgtaaatatcaaattttattatctaaatcaaatgaaaatgaaGAAGTTTAAGATAATCGTAATTGACTTTGATGAtccaaaaaaaatgtcaagaCATTCAGTAAAAATGCTACGTAACCATTTTTATGGTGTACGCTGAAGAcatgtttattctattaaaaaaataataaagttttgtgCGTAAGTTTCAAGATTTGCTGGAGCTAGACCAATCTTtttcaaactttaaataacaCAAGCACCTTAAAGGtttagtttataaacaaattttacatcAAGCAAGTAAAAATCGTCATAAAGTCGGAAAAggattgatattttaattatacatatttaaatgaatattgagAGCGTATGTGGTTcagtggttaagcacttgacatGCAATCTGCAGGGTTCGAATCCGACCATGTACCattgtgtttttcgatttctgatttacatatgtacatttatcgacgttcttacggtgaaggaaaacatcgtgatgcaacctgcacatatctgagaagaaattcaatgatatgtgtgaagtcaaccaacccgcacttggccaggttggttgactatggcctagtcacccctaacttggggtaggttccaagcccctcagtggggacgaaTAGtgaggtgatgatgatgaaatgaaTAGTAATCAAACTGTGTCAGGGGTGTGTTGTTGTGATAAGTGTTGAATAGCCCGAGCGAATGAAAGGTAACATGAGAAAAATGTGAAAGGCGATAGAGATTAGTTAAAGAGGAACTAGAAACAAATACATCTAGCAAGAAAATGTATCGTCTTACTTTCTCATATTCCTATTATGTTCGAGAAAGTTGACATATAATGTTGCTTGTCAAATAATTATCTGATGTGTATGCAATCAActgtaatattgttattattgtaatattctaATATTGCTTTGGTTTGATTgtattaaaatctaatttatgttatctcgagaaacaaaaaaaaaacatcgtatcGATaccatttgtaaaaaaatcctattcctattggaataaaacatttcgtcATCAATACAAGTAACGGCATTTACTGCGATTTCTTGCCGCACTTGTTACTGATAGCTtatctcttttaaaaacacCAGCTGTGCTACAGCCAATAACTTTTGATATAACCTGCGTCCATTGATTTGAAGCCTGCGCTTGCGCATTAGTGGGGGCAACTCCCACCAGCTCGTCTCAGTACCTTCACCGCAGTCGCAGTAGAAGCACGTGTCAACTTCATTCGAAATCAAAACACGATCGAAAACTATTACGTTATCTCTCgcatttaattaatctaatttttaattacaagtttATGTGCACTTTTTAAAGCGATGTGTAAAAGTGAACGTGCTTATTCGTACGATGTTTGTGTGCGTTCCGATGTGTGTCATTGAATGAATCGCGCTTACGAGTTGCAATACAGCGAAAATGTGACTGTTTGTTATTGCAAGTGTGTACCATCGATCGTTTGATCGAAAAATGGCCATTAATGACATTCCATAATATACTGATGTTCAATAAGATGCGCGAGTTTTTAAGGATCACTTTGGTGTGTGTTTGTGCTGTTCTTTTGGTGCGCGATGGCTGGTGCGCGGAGGACGTTGTCTCCTCGGAAGTGACTGTGGAGTCGGAACGGATCAGCACGAGGTCTGATGACGCTGAGCAACGGAGAGATAGACAGAGCACTCTTTTACCAGGTAAGGTGAAATAACCAAATTTTTAAGGGTAaggataattattaataaagaatttaagtAGGCAGGTATCTAAGACTGTTTAGTCTAGTATCTAGAAttctctttataatttataaactttagcAGTGCGTCGAATAATTATGCTCTGCTTAAATTCTTATGGAACTAACTCCAACGACATATTTCGAGGAAACGCATAGTGAAAATCAAGTTTAAcaagatgaaaatttgttcCAACTCTTTTACATTGTCTTCTGCAGAATAAACGAAGATCCCTTAGTAAATATGCGGGGTAagtgtattattttactaatattataagtgcgaaagttaagatgtatggatggatgtttgttagaagatatctccgaaacggctcaacgaatcttgatgaaaattggcgtagatgtagaacatagtctggaagaacacataggcaacttattaagttttttttttaattcttcgcggacgaagtcgcggtttatttactataaaataatagatacaaatgataatgaatattattatttctagttGTATGGAAGCCACCTGCGAATAACATCTGAACTATCGGCCGGATATCTACACGTAATCGGAAAAGAAAATCGTAATACAATATGTAATCCGGTGTTTATGTGGAagcatttattatatcaatcTATTATGTAGTCGGTTGGTAGTCATTGTTGaattaaaccttttttataaaaatgaaaaagtaaatGACTTCCATTTTATGCTTCTAAAACTCCGGGGATAGTAGTCGAATAACTGTTTAAAATCGATCAGCTTTTTGATGCTAAAGCTAAAATTAGGAagtcatattattattatatctctatatttttttacgtaatatttcaataaaaagatgctttatatataatatattgatttagttaatataaaatttgattaaagaatatatttcctattaaaattcttactttaacatttaaattgtatcaGTTCTTGGACAAAACATCGAGATTGTGCGCCCACGCAgttgattttattacatttttacctAATATGGATAAATATTTACCTATAACTTAGGAAATAATAGGAATTCATAAAAGTTGTGACAAATATTACATCATTGTAGAACtgactaaaaattataaaaacatctgAAAAAAATAGACACATTTAATGTCAATAGATAGGTAAGTAATTCTTCGCTATGTCCTTATTTAATTCTCGGTAGTTCTTAAAGGTAAAACATACCAGTATTTTTCCAAGTATTGcgttaaaaaattcaaactagtctagataataattaattcaaagagTTTAATACTGGTTACATGTTGTAACTATCAGACCTACATTCTAGTTTAGCATATTGCGTATGCGCAACCGATCCTAAGCAGAACAAacgtaacaatataaaaacccttgaaatgttaaattaattacgcaaaaaatacgattttacGAGGTACAAGATTGGATACTGTGTGGTGAATTCTTAAACGATGATTGCTTAATGAAGTAAAAACTAATACAGTGTGCATACATGTAACGTACGTGCATAATATGTGTTAAAtcgaattaaacaaaaatatacttctTTAAGGCactaaaagatttattatttatgtacaactTTGATTAagtttggatttttttatcaactcattattttattttaaactagcttttacccgcgactccgtccgcgcggaataaaaaatagaaaacggggtaaaaattatcctatgtccttttcctggttctaagctacctgcccaccaattttcagttaaatcgattcagccactcttgagttataaatagtgtaactaacacgactttcttttatatatataagatattattcttttaacattttattcgcAGTAAACCACTGAATTTCGCTTCAttccattttgtttttcttccaAAGACTGCGAAGTTTCTAGTCCAAAATATTACAAcgtttatcaaataaaacataaaatttgcTGTAACATTTAAAGTGCAATGAAAATCGGGAGCATTTTAATATGATTCGTTTGTTGTGAAAACGTCGTAGTGAACGCGACTTCGGTTGCCGTTCGGGTTGCGCAACGCGCCACGGCGTGTGAAAACATTTGCATTACAAAGAGCCCAGCGCACGCACTATGCGTGCCCGCACAATGCGACGCTTCTAATATACACATCTAACAATTCACAACGCAAACGGGGTCACTGCACTTTGTTTAGTTTCACCTACAATTATCGACGAACTGCCGCACACAGAAatagtgtagatttctcatactaattttaaaatctaacgTCTCATAAGTGCAGCTGTGGCGTCACCAGGGAGAGGGAAAGTAGCTGCCCCCAAAGATATACAAATCACTGCTAACCTAATATTTAAGCGACTGTTTTAAATCATTACTAAATATGCACGTAAAGCAAATATGCATTTAGAAATCCTGAagaattcatttaaatacctgtttattaattactaaaattgtagaggaaaatgttaattgttaCTCTATTATcgttaagttaattaatgaGAAATAACATCAGGTGTCGCATCGCGTGAAACTAACTGCAGAGTTATTAACAAAGAATTTATctaatatacctatataaaattctcgtgtcacagtttacgttgccatactcctccgaaacggcttgaccgattttgatgaaattttgtgagcatattcagtaggtctgagaatcggccaacatctatttttcataaccccccccccccattttttaactgcgcgcggacggagtcgcgggcgatagctagtatgcAATGAAATATTGTGcactattattgttttatacgaTAAATGCCTCAAAGTTACCTGCTAattcattacaatttaaaaaaaattgggtaTGACAACGAGctagcggccacctgaatacgcaatgcgaagcgactgctgcccatagttatccgcaattgtagatgctttgcctacctttaatagacagaggaggagacacacagaaagaggatatatacTCTtgctatgcgtcccctcttccatcaaatccacatccccttcccaacccttctttataagaaaagggtgggaagggaacgtagACTAAAATCAGGCCTCcgacacgcacactcatcagacgaaacacagaattgcttccacttgacgcctgtcttctgtgtggtcgtggtatttcaccggtcgagtcagcccattcgtgcacccaacacatattgttgtcacgggatctaccactgttaaaaattCGTCGATTTTGTTATGAATGCTTTTGTGCAATTCCAATCAATCAAACCATTGGCGTTCATGGCCATAAGGGTAAGTTCAGAGACGATCAAATTGAGTTTTACTACGCCAATCAATCAGGTATTGTTGCTGTTGTCAAGATAACTTCACACGTCCGAATATTTCGATTGGTTCGAGTCCCGTGTGAGAGTTGCATCAGACACTGACAATGGGTTTTCTCGGCCTTGGATATAGATATCTTGCATTTACACAATTCGTTCGCTTGTCTTTATTGTTCCATGTGTTTTTGTGGGTTTCGTTTTAATTTGGTTTTGTCGATATCACAATACGTAtgttgtaaaatgttataagtaGATAAATAGTTATTATGATTTTGATTGATTTTGTAAGGTCGCTAtatagttgtaaataaataaaataaaatttgcacAACTAgcattttaacatatttttattactaacacAAAACAATCGGCGGAAAGGGGCGACGAACTTGTCATGGTTGCTGGAACCTGTGaatgaaatgtaaatgtgAGTGAATGACCATTGTGGCCATTGTTAGGGGAGACCTACCACCAGAGGATTGAAAAAGTGATTATGATAACGTCGATAGttacaaaactaaattacatGTAGTacataatttgaaatgaatataaaagtgGCTCATATTATAAGCGTGTTTTACTGCTGCTTTATAACAACGTAATTGTCTCGAATTGAAGTGACACAttgttaaattacatattgtgCCGTTGATTTATGTCATAGCTATAAGaatactataaattttatagaaaggCAGGTGGAAAATGAACTATTTCGATGTGATTTACTTGTCACACGAAGCTTCTCTATTCCCTATTGTAGGCGAAAATTCGTTcgtatacttattttttttaaattctttgactTGTTACTCTGTGACAATACGACGGCTGTTGACTAGAGCTTTTAGTAATGGTCAAAAGAAGGATTTATTGAACCTTCGCAAACCTTTATCGACTAGCGATCCATTATACCTTATGTTTATAACTTAACTTTCTTAATTTCTTTGCCCTTATCCCATACATTGTAGCACTTTGTAGATTAATTCGGCGTATTAATTTTCGAAGGCCGTAGCCATATTTGATTACAACATTAAACTTCGCTCAagatactaataaaatttttctattattatttcatgcTATGCTTGCATTTAATTGTTCCATGCTATCGgaaaagataaatgtttacaaaaacgACTCGTGCGATGAAGTAAGGCGAAGTAAGATGTTTCGACTATCCAGTTGTTAAAATATCAACACAGCTTTTATTCGTTTCTTCGAGACATAACATTATGTGACCTTTTACTAGACATATGTTAATATTGGTTTTATTACTTGCTGTCGAAAGTTTTTCTCGGCATAGATAACCAATTCGTTGAATGGAAATGATGATGTTTCACTTGTAAATAGTAATGGGTAACGACTACATAAAATCTTATTCCAAACTATAATTCAtcgttaataatataataattaaaaacgaaaaacacTCACGTCTTAACTCTGGTGACGGCTCCTACTAGTTTTGAACCCTATAGGAGTTTCTAGGTGAGTGCTAGTACGGCAGTATTCGCGGTCGCGTAGCATTACCTCTGAGGAAGGACCCATGACCGGTTCAAAACTAgccggtgccgtcaccggtgTTCAGACATGAGTGTTGGCAGTTTTTAATtacctattttaaaataatgtctcACAAAAGTTTGAACAATTAaacatctaaaaatattaaaagatactAAAATACTCTAAGATATGCGTCAATTTAGCATCTATATCTTACCATATTTAGAAAACGTCTAACTATCGTACCTTCCTTTTATCTGTCATTTTATGTTGACTTAACCAATCTTATActgtatatctatatatataaaagaaagtcgtgttagttacactatttataactcaagaacggctgaatcgatttgactgaaaattggtgggcaggtagcttagaaccaggaaaaggacataggataatttttaccccgttttctttttctttttttttattccgcgcggacggagtcgcgggtaaaagctatctatacatataaaagaaagtcgtgttagttacactatttataactcaagaacggctgaatcgatttgactgaaaattggtgggcaggtagcttagaaccaggaaacggacataggataatttttaccccgttttctattttttattccgcgcggacggagtcgcgggtaaaagctagtttattatattaaaagtctCGTAGTAAACAATTTATCAGCTGTAGTAACAGTAAGTTTTTTACCAACCCTAATAGCATTGATATTATGGAGTGAAAAACAGGATGGAGATGGGAAGTTCATCTACGTTGATCAATACAAATAAGTTTAATGaacaatgtttgtatggataaCGTATCTACAATAGGCGTGGCATTTCCTCCGACAACAATGACTGTGGGAACGATTTCTCTGACTCTATGGAGTAAGCATTTATTGGTGTTGTCGATCACCGGATGTTTCACATGCACacgagttttatttttaatctttgaaaAGTATTAGGAGTTTTGTATGCCTAATGTTTATATGTTCGTAAagatcatataaataaatatactttttaagtttaatgattcataatttattattataaaacatttaggATTAGTATTTAGTagaattttatgatttaacgtgaatttattattttaaaaaatcatagacAAAACTGATTGCtcatttaataacaaactttttttttttttaataaaatggatGATGTCGATAATTCACacggaaaaaaaattgtttgttcaTCAGTATTCAATTGTCTGTGGTTTTGTGGGAGCGTAACCTTTTTTGACTTATTGTTTACACAACAGCatgtttttcataattattttagagttttaaaaagtgatatagaaaaattaatataaagatattaagTTCAGGGCAACACTGGATACTAAAGCCTGCCTGAGCCTATTCACcatttttattagaacataattataacaataaaatgtatacaaaaattaatacttacttTTAGTTACGGTTCAAATTATATTCGTcattgaatatattatattaattattacattctcTTGCCTATTAGTAATTAGAGTTTCTATCTctttcttattattaataaatattaataatttatttacgtaaatttTCGACACTGCAGATTGGGTTGTGCATAAAGACcgtcattaattaaattgcgtCTAAGAAACATCCgccatgtttaaatttttatttagccaGTAAATTGCATTTTCGACTTTGTTTCAAAGAGATAAGTTCCATCgagaatgaaattttaataaattacgttCCGTTGAACGCTTTAAAAATCAAGATTCGTtgcgtaaatatttaataccttGTGAACAGTTGCAAAAATATTCCTTATGTCTTTTGAAATAAGAGTCAtagattttgtaattaatacgTGCATGGGATTTAACTATAGCTTCATAACCACCTACTTGCCAATTACTTCAGTGCTGTCTGTATCAATTACAATCGGATTTCGTTATTTAGTAATATCCTTTTAATGCAACCCTGAGACAAAGAGAATGGTTTGGTACAACCCTAATAATACGATACGCcgttgaaacatttttttatgtttttttcttattaactaaaaaataaatacatttttatgaagaATAAATAGTTGTTACAAGtgtttcataattataatgttttcattattcaaaatgacataatATGCATCGTAAAATAACTTGCTTTGTTGCAAATGCTGATTGTAAAGTCGCCATATTATAATCGTGTGCATCTCGCGCCAtaattgacattgacatattGGCACGACACGTGATAATAAACGCGTTGATGAACATAATAACATTgatcgttggtttctaagaacAAAATTCAAAGTCAAACATGTCGCCATCCTTCtcgttatctttgacaaaacagagataacggtatattttatacagatcttagtctcagaaactaacGATGAGTGATTATGGTCAACCAATATAGAAGTTATTGTACATGCGACTAGCAGTTACCCGCATAGTCtatgcgaaataaaaaaaaatctagtaataaatatagcctacgTCACCCGGGAATAGTGAAGCATCCCaaaagtgaaagaattttttaaatctgttcaCTAGATTCGGAGcgtattcaatgcaaacaaataatcaaattttcttaatattagtatagaaaacaaaagacatgCAGTGAAATATCAAGTCGATATCTAAAGTCTAGATTTTTAGGACATACCAACAAAGTAGCCTGACTTTTAACCGAGTTCTCTTAACCTGATGCCTTTCTCTAACCTCGATTCAAAAAATCGTACAAGACATGTGAAATACATTTCCATAACACTTGTTTTTGTACCGAAAGCGCGTCAGGTAAACTAATAAGAATGtattacgttttaaaatttgttttcgaCCTTCGACCGGTTGTGGGTTTCGATTGGGATTTGTTATTGTCTCatcaaatgttataaaaaataaaaaataccaaagCATTCACGTTgaatatcttaatttatttggaaCGTATGATGAGGTTGACGTTTGATCTTGGCATAATTTATTGATCACATATTTACgcgataaaaaaacaaaaagtaacgCAAACAAAATTTGATGTGAATATTATCTGTGGAAAAATAGGATTTACCTATCGATTTCTTCTAGATATTACGAATCAGTTTTATGAAAAGATAGATTTTCTGTTTGAATAGTAACAGTTACCTTAAGATGCCAAAACAGTCTTTTGCTATATTTCAACAATATTGTAGTAGatcattgaaaaaatatcaatgttaTTCATTTATGTAGTTAGATGGAGCATAAATACGatcatatttaacaatattttatacattttattaagtttaaaatgaaacgATCACTGAGGTACGAAGATCAACGCGACAACGCGCTTTGAATATGTATGAAGGAGAATTCATAGTACGAGATCGAAGACGCAAAACAAACGAATTCgaacaaatatttgttcatATCGAAACTTGACGAATTTTTCGGATTATTCtggaaaataaaacttcatttGTTAAAGTTGTGTTTGgtaataatgtataattttttgtgtaaCGAGGTTCAacctaatgttataaaatgtttagagTAATGCAAGTCGACCCTTCAGATTTTTAAGAAGAGTTACAATAccataaaaatctaataaagcCATTGATGTGAGAGTTACctgatatttattaattatcaacCAATTGGTAACATTCGATTTTTCTGGTtgcagatatttatttatttataagcacAATGAT of Papilio machaon chromosome 6, ilPapMach1.1, whole genome shotgun sequence contains these proteins:
- the LOC106709901 gene encoding THAP domain-containing protein 5 gives rise to the protein MVSCVVIRCRNCSGKISKNKDGITFHRFPRDKVRKRKWEIAVNREEGWTSSASSTVCSEHFITKDFYLTESGLRKLSQDAIPSINISACQDYEPTISDSEAVGINPNDSEEVVQLKCKVRRLEELAEMRKRKLNLMWQGKKRLKKKFAQMRYLLKHLIRYDQYKAEQNNSQT